CGCCTGGTCCTGCAGCGTTCCCTCGCGTCCGGGCTCGGCGAGGTTGGCGGAAAGCCAGCGGATCGCCTCCGGAAGGTGCCCCGCTTCGAACTCGATCCGCCCCCGGAAGAGTCCCGCGATGCGGGCGTACTGGGCGCGCATCTTCTCGTCGGCCTTCGCCGGAGGAGAGAACTCCTTCCATTGCGCGATCGCGTCGTCGTAGCGTCCCTCGTCCGCGGCGAGGAGCGCCCGAAGCAGCGGACGGGGATCCGGGGCCTCCCCGAGGTTCAACGCGGCGGCGCGGGCGACCGCCTGCCGCTCGAGCGCGAGATCCTTCTGGCGATGGCCGACGGACATGATCTCGAACAGGATCCCGAGGCGCTGCGCCGGCTCGGCCGCGTATCCCCGGTCGGCGGCCTCGAACGCGGCGAGCGCCTCCGCGAACCGTCCCTCTCCCGCGTAAGCCACGCCGAGGTGCAGGTCGCTCGGGTAGAAATCCGGCTTGATCGCCAGGGCCCTCTTCAGGTCGCGGATCGCCTCCGCGTACCGCCCGTTGGCGGCTTCGATCTCGCCGAGGCTGTCGAACGGATTCGCCTCGTCGGGCGCGAGATAAGCGTATTTCTTCAGGTCCGCGACCGCCTCGGCGTAGTCGCCGCGAAAGGCGGAGTTGTACCCGAGGAGGTTGTAGGCCGAGGCATTGTTCGGGTTCGTCGCGAGCCACTCGCGGTAGATCGCGCGCGCGTCCTCGGTCTGGCCGCGGCTGCTCGCGAGATTTCCGAGGAAGCTGTAGCCGCGCTCGTCGTGGTAGTCGTCCTTGAGCGCGGTCGCGAGCCGCGTCGCGTCGTCGACGCGGTTCTCCGACTGCGCGCGCGCGAGGTCGAGCGCCATCCTCTCCCGCCG
The window above is part of the Thermoanaerobaculia bacterium genome. Proteins encoded here:
- a CDS encoding tetratricopeptide repeat protein is translated as MKHRKTTALAGGAVLVAALAAAFLVPPKRTVTTSSAEAYREYLAGQDELHRMYMSDARRHFEAAIAHDPHFVMAMVSMAGIDMYSNPPSAKQWLARANSGRDRVSRRERMALDLARAQSENRVDDATRLATALKDDYHDERGYSFLGNLASSRGQTEDARAIYREWLATNPNNASAYNLLGYNSAFRGDYAEAVADLKKYAYLAPDEANPFDSLGEIEAANGRYAEAIRDLKRALAIKPDFYPSDLHLGVAYAGEGRFAEALAAFEAADRGYAAEPAQRLGILFEIMSVGHRQKDLALERQAVARAAALNLGEAPDPRPLLRALLAADEGRYDDAIAQWKEFSPPAKADEKMRAQYARIAGLFRGRIEFEAGHLPEAIRWLSANLAEPGREGTLQDQAMAIRARALLARAKARAGDVAGAEALLAINRRFNPNNAETAEAAAEIAGEKKGA